One Campylobacter concisus DNA segment encodes these proteins:
- the prfB gene encoding peptide chain release factor 2: MDSYEYNELLKKLQTKVENIGSIVKPDEIKARLKEIEAIEQDPSFWQDIARAGALNKEKTKISNMLAKFSDAHQAVSDAKELFELANSENDEETINSLFEDAKNLDEKIVNLEISMLLSGEDDGKNAIVSIHPGAGGTESNDWASMLYRMYLRFCEREGFKVETLDFQEGEEAGLKDVSFIVKGENAYGYFKAENGIHRLVRTSPFDSAGRRHTSFTSVMVSPEIDDDIEIEIEEKDLKIDTYRASGAGGQHVNKTESAIRITHIPTGIVVQCQNDRSQHKNRATAMKMLKSRLYELELMKQQEASNSVEKSEIGWGHQIRSYVLFPYQQVKDNRSGEAYSQTDAILDGDIKKMIEGVLIAQKAEA; this comes from the coding sequence TTGGATAGTTACGAATACAACGAGCTTTTAAAGAAGCTACAAACAAAAGTTGAAAACATAGGCTCTATCGTAAAGCCTGACGAGATAAAGGCTAGGCTAAAAGAGATCGAGGCCATAGAGCAAGACCCTAGCTTTTGGCAAGATATCGCAAGAGCTGGGGCATTAAATAAAGAAAAGACAAAAATTTCAAACATGCTTGCTAAATTTAGCGACGCTCACCAAGCAGTTAGTGACGCAAAGGAGCTCTTTGAGCTAGCAAATTCTGAAAATGATGAGGAGACTATAAATTCTCTATTTGAAGATGCTAAAAATTTAGATGAAAAGATAGTAAATTTAGAAATTTCTATGCTTTTAAGTGGCGAAGATGACGGCAAAAACGCGATCGTATCGATCCACCCTGGAGCTGGTGGCACTGAGAGCAACGACTGGGCGAGCATGCTTTATAGGATGTATCTTAGATTTTGCGAGCGTGAGGGCTTTAAGGTCGAGACTTTGGACTTTCAAGAGGGCGAAGAGGCTGGACTAAAGGATGTGAGTTTTATCGTAAAGGGTGAAAACGCTTATGGATATTTCAAAGCAGAAAATGGCATCCACAGGCTCGTTCGTACAAGCCCATTTGATAGCGCAGGACGCCGCCACACAAGCTTTACAAGCGTTATGGTGAGCCCTGAGATAGATGACGATATAGAGATCGAGATCGAAGAAAAAGATCTAAAGATAGACACTTATAGAGCTAGTGGTGCAGGCGGTCAGCACGTAAATAAAACAGAATCAGCCATCCGCATCACGCACATACCAACAGGCATCGTCGTGCAGTGCCAAAACGACCGCAGTCAGCACAAAAACAGAGCCACAGCGATGAAGATGCTAAAGTCTCGCCTTTACGAGCTTGAGCTGATGAAGCAGCAAGAGGCGAGCAACAGCGTCGAAAAGAGCGAGATCGGCTGGGGTCATCAGATAAGATCATACGTGCTTTTCCCATATCAGCAGGTAAAAGACAACCGCAGCGGCGAGGCATACTCACAAACTGATGCGATACTTGATGGTGATATCAAAAAGATGATAGAGGGCGTCTTAATCGCTCAAAAGGCTGAGGCGTAG